The Daucus carota subsp. sativus chromosome 9, DH1 v3.0, whole genome shotgun sequence genome window below encodes:
- the LOC108200418 gene encoding lysine-specific demethylase JMJ29 isoform X2 codes for MESSSARKRKYGDGVDGSDSSSGASIKRQYSRTTGRSGSESRCHQCQRISSGRVLCCSKCENRVYCLRCVTQWYPQMNDEAFIMACPVCRDNCNCTSCLSLEMPLQDTTRVELRFTKDDKLHHSKYLLKLLLPSVVRFNEEQITEREMEAKIQGLSLPEVKVQVANCDVDDRLYCNNCKTSIVDFHRSCTHCSYDLCLICCRELRTCSLQGGQEEAIVQYLDPGMAYMHGQQPIYPLVTSTGTSCLAAKTKSNYHAKSISEWKIDEHGMIFCPPESMGGCGQGVLVLKQVLPDNWVSNMLAKAEELYELYGLKDMPNTEQRCSCSHSSCDNIARENFLKAASRDNSDDNYLYCPSAVDIKAGDLNHFQAHWSKGEPVIVSDVLNTAYGLSWEPAVMSRAIQEMKSQPVNMIALNCLDWCELKLNIKKLFKGYMDGLVDKFDWPQMLKLDDWPPSGLFEEHLPRHYVEYISTLPFKEYTHPCSGYLNLSVKLPNDHLVPDMGPKMYLAYGFPQELGRGDSVTKIHCCESDAVYVLAHANEVTVTPLQLAKIKNLKERHNLQDQREIYINGQISNGFEAHTECNNVEELEKREGCALWDIFRREDAPKLKEYLIKHFKEFRHIYCVPVQQVFDPIHDRTFYLSTEHKERLKKEYGIEPWAVVQNLGDAVFVPAGCPCQVRYIKSCITVSTGFVSPENVNECIRLAGELRLLPQNHRAKEDKLEVKKLILYAMRNVLDDLEEFTNQPIKTECVNISSDTNYLGSSKKMFERSIQKLSVEISRYFNLSNNSPSMDLKLPVHDAPSSKRDFLKEPKISEDVSYAISNRQQTPCSDHSPEFYSQTSVSLAPDTVRFFKHLADLIQGNKFDELKTLPPHSQLDDQIIQDYEKVLKKYLSGRLTALAEESNYQEFHKVLYGLLACRRIPSRLHQKFLALRWELPNLTSRAYELNREVSRGMLLPIAKAKEKEELASMLRKYWQIVDNLVKLEKEREFILYEIVELQAKEEPIGAEVTNSEASGMMNKNDAGKLEQEKKYKSDEIVRLQTVNKAIDTKIIKFVDEAKMLQKDAAAQHYKVTSLEALEAVYKVNVLNSMDKLAIMELKWKDRVASLDY; via the exons ATGGAAAGTTCTAGTGCGAGAAAACGAAAGTATGGTGATGGAGTTGATGGATCAGATAGCTCATCAGGAGCTTCAATTAAGCGCCAGTATAGTAGAACTACT GGGAGATCAGGTAGTGAATCGAGATGTCATCAGTGTCAGCGGATTAGTTCCGGCCGTGTTTTGTGTTGTAGTAAGTGTGAGAACAGAGTCTACTGTCTCCGATGTGTGACTCAAtg GTATCCTCAGATGAACGATGAAGCTTTTATTATGGCGTGTCCTGTTTGTCGAGACAACTGTAATTGCACAAGCTGTCTAAGCTTAGAAATGCCGTTACAG GACACTACAAGAGTTGAATTACGTTTCACTAAAGATGATAAACTCCACCACTCGAAATATCTCCTGAAACTACTACTCCCTTCTGTGGTACGGTTTAATGAGGAGCAAATTACAGAAAGGGAGATGGAGGCGAAGATTCAAG GGTTATCACTTCCAGAGGTTAAAGTGCAAGTAGCAAACTGTGATGTTGATGATCGATTGTATTG CAACAACTGCAAAACTTCTATTGTTGACTTCCATAGGAGCTGTACACATTGCTCATATGATCTTTGCCTTATTTGTTGCCGGGAATTGCGCACTTGCTCTCTGCAGGGAGGTCAGGAGGAAGCTATTGTGCAATACTTGGACCCTGGAATGGCTTATATGCATGGTCAACAACCAATATATCCGCTGGTCACTAGTACTGGGACTTCATGTCTGGCTGCTAAAACAAAAAGTAATTATCACGCGAAGTCGATATCTGAATGGAAAATCGACGAGCATGGCATGATTTTTTGTCCCCCAGAGAGTATGGGTGGCTGTGGTCAAGGAGTATTAGTATTAAAGCAAGTCTTACCAGACAATTGGGTCTCAAACATGttagcaaaagctgaagagttaTATGAACTTTATGGGCTGAAGGACATGCCAAACACTGAGCAACGGTGCTCCTGCTCCCATTCATCTTGTGATAACATTGCCAGAGAGAATTTTTTAAAAGCCGCTTCTCGAGATAACTCAGATGACAATTACCTGTACTGTCCAAGTGCTGTCGACATTAAAGCCGGAGACTTGAATCATTTTCAGGCTCACTGGTCAAAAGGTGAACCCGTGATTGTGAGTGATGTGCTTAACACTGCATATGGGCTAAGCTGGGAACCAGCGGTTATGTCACGGGCAATCCAAGAGATGAAGTCCCAGCCTGTTAATATGATTGCCCTTAATTGTCTAGATTGGTGCGAG TTGAAGCTAAATATAAAAAAGCTCTTTAAAGGCTATATGGATGGTCTAGTTGACAAGTTTGACTGGCCACAAATGCTGAAGCTTGATGATTGGCCCCCGTCTGGTTTGTTCGAGGAGCATCTACCACGTCATTATGTAGAGTACATTAGTACTTTGCCCTTCAAAGAATACACACATCCATGCAGCGGCTACTTGAATCTTTCTGTCAAGTTACCTAATGACCATTTGGTGCCAGATATGGGGCCCAAGATGTATCTTGCTTATGGCTTTCCCCAGGAACTAGGACGTGGAGACTCTGTAACAAAGATCCATTGTTGCGAGTCAGATGCG GTGTATGTGTTGGCACATGCTAACGAAGTAACAGTTACTCCTTTACAACTTGCCaagattaaaaatttgaaagaaaGACACAATTTACAGGATCAaagagaaatatatattaatggcCAGATCTCGAACGGATTCGAAGCGCACACGGAATGTAACAATGTTGAAGAATTAGAGAAGAGAGAGGGATGTGCTCTTTGGGACATCTTTCGCAGAGAGGATGCTCCTAAGTTAAAGGAGTATCTCATAAAACATTTCAAAGAGTTTAGGCATATATATTGTGTGCCAGTGCAGCAG GTTTTTGACCCCATTCATGATAGAACATTCTACTTAAGCACGGAGCATAAAGAAAGGCTTAAGAAGGAATATG GAATTGAACCATGGGCTGTGGTGCAAAACTTAGGAGATGCAGTATTTGTTCCTGCGGGCTGTCCTTGTCAAGTTAGATATATAAAA TCATGTATAACAGTTTCGACGGGATTCGTGTCACCTGAAAATGTTAATGAGTGCATCCGTTTAGCAGGGGAACTTCGTCTTCTCCCCCAGAACCACAGGGCCAAGGAAGACAAGTTAGAG GTGAAGAAATTAATCCTTTACGCAATGAGAAATGTGTTAGATGATTTGGAGGAGTTTACCAA TCAGCCTATCAAGACTGAGTGTGTAAATATCAGCTCAGATACAAATTACCTGGGAAGCAGCAAAAAGATGTTTGAGAGGTCTATACAGAAGCTCTCAGTTGAAATATCTAGATATTTTAATCTATCTAACAATAGCCCGAGCATGGATCTTAAGCTTCCTGTACATGATGCTCCCTCCAGTAAAAGAGACTTCCTAAAGGAACCTAAGATTTCTGAG gaTGTTTCTTATGCTATAAGCAACAGACAACAAACTCCTTGTTCAGACCATTCTCCAGAATTCTACAGTCAAACATCCGTGTCCCTCGCACCCGACACAGTTAGGTTCTTTAAACATTTGGCAGACCTAATACAAGGAAACAAGTTCGATGAATTGAAGACCCTTCCTCCTCACTCTCAGCTGGATGATCAAATAATTCAGGATTATGAGAAGGTACTCAAAAAGTATTTGTCTGGACGACTTACAGCCCTTGCTGAGGAATCAAATTACCAGGAGTTCCATAAAGTCTTATATGGTTTGCTTGCTTGTCGGAGGATCCCTTCAAGATTACATCAGAAATTCTTAGCCCTCCGTTGGGAGTTGCCAAATTTAACCAGTAGAGCTTACGAGCTTAATAGGGAAGTATCCCGAGGCATGCTCTTGCCTATTGCCAAGGCCAAGGAGAAAGAAGAGTTGGCGAGTATGTTGCGCAAATATTGGCAGATTGTAGATAATCTGGTGAAGTTGGAAAAAGAGAGAGAATTCATCTTGTATGAGATAGTTGAGcttcaagcaaaggaagaaccAATAGGTGCTGAGGTCACAAATTCTGAAGCTTCTGGAATGATGAATAAGAATGATGCAGGAAAACTGGAGCAAGAGAAGAAATATAAGTCAGATGAGATAGTCAGGCTTCAGACTGTTAACAAAGCTATAGACACGAAGATCATCAAGTTTGTCGATGAAGCTAAAATGTTGCAGAAAGATGCTGCTGCTCAGCATTATAAAGTAACAAGCCTTGAGGCTTTGGAAGCAGTATATAAGGTTAATGTTCTCAACTCCATGGATAAGTTGGCTATCATGGAGCTCAAGTGGAAGGATAGAGTAGCATCTCTGGACTACTGA
- the LOC108200418 gene encoding lysine-specific demethylase JMJ29 isoform X1, with translation MESSSARKRKYGDGVDGSDSSSGASIKRQYSRTTGRSGSESRCHQCQRISSGRVLCCSKCENRVYCLRCVTQWYPQMNDEAFIMACPVCRDNCNCTSCLSLEMPLQDTTRVELRFTKDDKLHHSKYLLKLLLPSVVRFNEEQITEREMEAKIQGLSLPEVKVQVANCDVDDRLYCNNCKTSIVDFHRSCTHCSYDLCLICCRELRTCSLQGGQEEAIVQYLDPGMAYMHGQQPIYPLVTSTGTSCLAAKTKSNYHAKSISEWKIDEHGMIFCPPESMGGCGQGVLVLKQVLPDNWVSNMLAKAEELYELYGLKDMPNTEQRCSCSHSSCDNIARENFLKAASRDNSDDNYLYCPSAVDIKAGDLNHFQAHWSKGEPVIVSDVLNTAYGLSWEPAVMSRAIQEMKSQPVNMIALNCLDWCELKLNIKKLFKGYMDGLVDKFDWPQMLKLDDWPPSGLFEEHLPRHYVEYISTLPFKEYTHPCSGYLNLSVKLPNDHLVPDMGPKMYLAYGFPQELGRGDSVTKIHCCESDAVYVLAHANEVTVTPLQLAKIKNLKERHNLQDQREIYINGQISNGFEAHTECNNVEELEKREGCALWDIFRREDAPKLKEYLIKHFKEFRHIYCVPVQQVFDPIHDRTFYLSTEHKERLKKEYGIEPWAVVQNLGDAVFVPAGCPCQVRYIKSCITVSTGFVSPENVNECIRLAGELRLLPQNHRAKEDKLEVKKLILYAMRNVLDDLEEFTNIESKYSSCHSLSQPIKTECVNISSDTNYLGSSKKMFERSIQKLSVEISRYFNLSNNSPSMDLKLPVHDAPSSKRDFLKEPKISEDVSYAISNRQQTPCSDHSPEFYSQTSVSLAPDTVRFFKHLADLIQGNKFDELKTLPPHSQLDDQIIQDYEKVLKKYLSGRLTALAEESNYQEFHKVLYGLLACRRIPSRLHQKFLALRWELPNLTSRAYELNREVSRGMLLPIAKAKEKEELASMLRKYWQIVDNLVKLEKEREFILYEIVELQAKEEPIGAEVTNSEASGMMNKNDAGKLEQEKKYKSDEIVRLQTVNKAIDTKIIKFVDEAKMLQKDAAAQHYKVTSLEALEAVYKVNVLNSMDKLAIMELKWKDRVASLDY, from the exons ATGGAAAGTTCTAGTGCGAGAAAACGAAAGTATGGTGATGGAGTTGATGGATCAGATAGCTCATCAGGAGCTTCAATTAAGCGCCAGTATAGTAGAACTACT GGGAGATCAGGTAGTGAATCGAGATGTCATCAGTGTCAGCGGATTAGTTCCGGCCGTGTTTTGTGTTGTAGTAAGTGTGAGAACAGAGTCTACTGTCTCCGATGTGTGACTCAAtg GTATCCTCAGATGAACGATGAAGCTTTTATTATGGCGTGTCCTGTTTGTCGAGACAACTGTAATTGCACAAGCTGTCTAAGCTTAGAAATGCCGTTACAG GACACTACAAGAGTTGAATTACGTTTCACTAAAGATGATAAACTCCACCACTCGAAATATCTCCTGAAACTACTACTCCCTTCTGTGGTACGGTTTAATGAGGAGCAAATTACAGAAAGGGAGATGGAGGCGAAGATTCAAG GGTTATCACTTCCAGAGGTTAAAGTGCAAGTAGCAAACTGTGATGTTGATGATCGATTGTATTG CAACAACTGCAAAACTTCTATTGTTGACTTCCATAGGAGCTGTACACATTGCTCATATGATCTTTGCCTTATTTGTTGCCGGGAATTGCGCACTTGCTCTCTGCAGGGAGGTCAGGAGGAAGCTATTGTGCAATACTTGGACCCTGGAATGGCTTATATGCATGGTCAACAACCAATATATCCGCTGGTCACTAGTACTGGGACTTCATGTCTGGCTGCTAAAACAAAAAGTAATTATCACGCGAAGTCGATATCTGAATGGAAAATCGACGAGCATGGCATGATTTTTTGTCCCCCAGAGAGTATGGGTGGCTGTGGTCAAGGAGTATTAGTATTAAAGCAAGTCTTACCAGACAATTGGGTCTCAAACATGttagcaaaagctgaagagttaTATGAACTTTATGGGCTGAAGGACATGCCAAACACTGAGCAACGGTGCTCCTGCTCCCATTCATCTTGTGATAACATTGCCAGAGAGAATTTTTTAAAAGCCGCTTCTCGAGATAACTCAGATGACAATTACCTGTACTGTCCAAGTGCTGTCGACATTAAAGCCGGAGACTTGAATCATTTTCAGGCTCACTGGTCAAAAGGTGAACCCGTGATTGTGAGTGATGTGCTTAACACTGCATATGGGCTAAGCTGGGAACCAGCGGTTATGTCACGGGCAATCCAAGAGATGAAGTCCCAGCCTGTTAATATGATTGCCCTTAATTGTCTAGATTGGTGCGAG TTGAAGCTAAATATAAAAAAGCTCTTTAAAGGCTATATGGATGGTCTAGTTGACAAGTTTGACTGGCCACAAATGCTGAAGCTTGATGATTGGCCCCCGTCTGGTTTGTTCGAGGAGCATCTACCACGTCATTATGTAGAGTACATTAGTACTTTGCCCTTCAAAGAATACACACATCCATGCAGCGGCTACTTGAATCTTTCTGTCAAGTTACCTAATGACCATTTGGTGCCAGATATGGGGCCCAAGATGTATCTTGCTTATGGCTTTCCCCAGGAACTAGGACGTGGAGACTCTGTAACAAAGATCCATTGTTGCGAGTCAGATGCG GTGTATGTGTTGGCACATGCTAACGAAGTAACAGTTACTCCTTTACAACTTGCCaagattaaaaatttgaaagaaaGACACAATTTACAGGATCAaagagaaatatatattaatggcCAGATCTCGAACGGATTCGAAGCGCACACGGAATGTAACAATGTTGAAGAATTAGAGAAGAGAGAGGGATGTGCTCTTTGGGACATCTTTCGCAGAGAGGATGCTCCTAAGTTAAAGGAGTATCTCATAAAACATTTCAAAGAGTTTAGGCATATATATTGTGTGCCAGTGCAGCAG GTTTTTGACCCCATTCATGATAGAACATTCTACTTAAGCACGGAGCATAAAGAAAGGCTTAAGAAGGAATATG GAATTGAACCATGGGCTGTGGTGCAAAACTTAGGAGATGCAGTATTTGTTCCTGCGGGCTGTCCTTGTCAAGTTAGATATATAAAA TCATGTATAACAGTTTCGACGGGATTCGTGTCACCTGAAAATGTTAATGAGTGCATCCGTTTAGCAGGGGAACTTCGTCTTCTCCCCCAGAACCACAGGGCCAAGGAAGACAAGTTAGAG GTGAAGAAATTAATCCTTTACGCAATGAGAAATGTGTTAGATGATTTGGAGGAGTTTACCAA CATTGAGAGTAAGTACTCCTCCTGTCATTCACTCAGTCAGCCTATCAAGACTGAGTGTGTAAATATCAGCTCAGATACAAATTACCTGGGAAGCAGCAAAAAGATGTTTGAGAGGTCTATACAGAAGCTCTCAGTTGAAATATCTAGATATTTTAATCTATCTAACAATAGCCCGAGCATGGATCTTAAGCTTCCTGTACATGATGCTCCCTCCAGTAAAAGAGACTTCCTAAAGGAACCTAAGATTTCTGAG gaTGTTTCTTATGCTATAAGCAACAGACAACAAACTCCTTGTTCAGACCATTCTCCAGAATTCTACAGTCAAACATCCGTGTCCCTCGCACCCGACACAGTTAGGTTCTTTAAACATTTGGCAGACCTAATACAAGGAAACAAGTTCGATGAATTGAAGACCCTTCCTCCTCACTCTCAGCTGGATGATCAAATAATTCAGGATTATGAGAAGGTACTCAAAAAGTATTTGTCTGGACGACTTACAGCCCTTGCTGAGGAATCAAATTACCAGGAGTTCCATAAAGTCTTATATGGTTTGCTTGCTTGTCGGAGGATCCCTTCAAGATTACATCAGAAATTCTTAGCCCTCCGTTGGGAGTTGCCAAATTTAACCAGTAGAGCTTACGAGCTTAATAGGGAAGTATCCCGAGGCATGCTCTTGCCTATTGCCAAGGCCAAGGAGAAAGAAGAGTTGGCGAGTATGTTGCGCAAATATTGGCAGATTGTAGATAATCTGGTGAAGTTGGAAAAAGAGAGAGAATTCATCTTGTATGAGATAGTTGAGcttcaagcaaaggaagaaccAATAGGTGCTGAGGTCACAAATTCTGAAGCTTCTGGAATGATGAATAAGAATGATGCAGGAAAACTGGAGCAAGAGAAGAAATATAAGTCAGATGAGATAGTCAGGCTTCAGACTGTTAACAAAGCTATAGACACGAAGATCATCAAGTTTGTCGATGAAGCTAAAATGTTGCAGAAAGATGCTGCTGCTCAGCATTATAAAGTAACAAGCCTTGAGGCTTTGGAAGCAGTATATAAGGTTAATGTTCTCAACTCCATGGATAAGTTGGCTATCATGGAGCTCAAGTGGAAGGATAGAGTAGCATCTCTGGACTACTGA